In Magnolia sinica isolate HGM2019 chromosome 12, MsV1, whole genome shotgun sequence, a single genomic region encodes these proteins:
- the LOC131220827 gene encoding uncharacterized protein LOC131220827 yields the protein MMPGVLAVVNLNIRDAAVFLILCSANEFVADLPGGLLRHQFPSMANYTIFILGILLLYLSFLFPRESVSQVAKKLFCIAAEHCRLSLDAAARATSLVGEKACMILAQMKEMFMMILVKMKKRFKVLVLVTTVAVFGIVVDLAYRLPHRFLSVAYVLTNFATLTLGISLLLLSIVFTRVPVSVVLAKKLVSATARLGRFLLGLRRKRKFGTMRSAGSAPLVIKIAEEELAWKMFKMSVLTIFIAAFGIYADLSIPHHKFLSIAYVVAIFLAMAVSLHYILFLWVPVSVNVAKKLVWVAVGLVHLSVGLRLAIHVYSPPALV from the coding sequence ATGATGCCTGGAGTATTAGCAGTCGTGAATCTGAACATCCGCGATGCGGCTGTTTTTCTTATTCTATGTTCTGCCAATGAGTTTGTTGCGGATCTCCCTGGCGGCCTCCTTCGTCACCAATTCCCTTCCATGGCCAACTACACCATTTTCATATTAGGGATTCTGCTTCTTTACCTCTCCTTCTTATTTCCTCGGGAGTCCGTATCACAAGTGGCAAAGAAGCTGTTTTGTATAGCTGCCGAACACTGTCGCCTTTCACTCGACGCTGCTGCTCGGGCCACTTCGTTGGTGGGAGAAAAAGCATGCATGATTTTGGCCCAGATGAAGGAGATGTTCATGATGATTTTGGTCAAGATGAAGAAGAGGTTCAAGGTATTAGTCCTTGTTACGACGGTAGCTGTCTTTGGGATTGTTGTAGATCTCGCATACCGCCTACCTCACAGATTCCTATCCGTTGCTTACGTTCTAACCAACTTCGCCACTCTCACACTGGGAATTTCACTTCTTTTACTCTCCATCGTATTTACTAGGGTGCCTGTATCAGTCGTTCTCGCCAAGAAGCTGGTTTCTGCAACTGCTAGACTGGGTCGATTTTTGCTCGGcctaaggagaaagagaaagttCGGCACCATGAGGTCTGCTGGGTCCGCTCCGTTGGTTATAAAAATCGCAGAAGAGGAGCTGGCTTGGAAGATGTTCAAGATGTCAGTACTTACCATTTTCATAGCTGCCTTTGGGATTTATGCAGATCTCAGCATCCCGCACCACAAATTCCTCTCCATTGCCTACGTTGTTGCCATTTTCCTCGCGATGGCGGTTAGTTTACACTACATCCTATTTCTGTGGGTGCCTGTATCCGTGAATGTGGCAAAGAAGCTGGTTTGGGTTGCTGTTGGACTGGTTCACCTTTCAGTCGGACTTCGATTGGCCATTCATGTCTATTCACCACCGGCGCTTGTTTAG